A part of Primulina eburnea isolate SZY01 chromosome 10, ASM2296580v1, whole genome shotgun sequence genomic DNA contains:
- the LOC140842770 gene encoding uncharacterized protein, producing the protein MQVPMEILHPISFNLVIVSLLFMVPILAFDPLTDALLSLKSELLDGSGSLKDWFLPDGIQPSTQIYACSWSGVKCNENSSKIIGLDLSMKNLGGSLSGKQFALFLDLVELNLGHNSFSNQLPTGIFNLTSLRLLDISRNNFSGRFPGGISNLQNLVVLDAFSNSFSGPLPAEVSQLEFLKVVNFAGSYFSGKIPFEYGSFQSLEFIHLAGNFLSGGVPPELGKLQRLSHMEIGYNSYEGGIPWQFGNMSELRYLDIADANLSGIIPNQLNNLTNLESLFLFKNQLTGKIPSEFSKILALKSLDLSDNLLSGPIPDSFSELKNLRLLSLMYNDLSGKVPEGIAQLPNLDTLLIWNNYFTGSLPFDLGRYSKLKHVDASTNYFVGSIPPYICYGAELIKLILFSNNFTGGLSPSLSNCSSLVRLRLEDNLFSGKISLQFGKFQNMSYVDLSRNRFTGGIPTDIDQALKLEFLNLTDNPFLGGTIPVRAWSLPLLQNFSASSCGISGNLPSFEDCKSLSVLEFRMNNLSGKIPESVSYCKELLRIDLADNNLAGSIPVELARLPVISVLDLSHNNFTGPIPVEFGTSSSLELLNVSYNNISGSIPTQSKFKSMDISAFLGNPKLCGEPLRSCNREKGISNGLQVESRRAQKVAWILIICAVAVLLIMAAVFGILYFKKRSKGPWKMAAFDGLPRFTAKDVLKSFSGNEAGEEAVHTLPDSIRKVVLPTGITVSVKKIAWEPKEKKNAVEHLIRIGNSRHENLTRLLGICYNNEFAYLLYDYLPNNDLAEKIRVRRDWETKCKIIVGVARALHFLHCECYPAIPHGNLKASSVHFDENMEPHLAEYGLTSFIQWSGSLLPEKTRKETGVGELNTSMTDELQKDIINFGELVLHVLSDGLLANTDSLSMQSTPREVLIREMTKNSGIAPSTSSQEEMVSILEVALLCTRSRTSMQEVVKMLSVLNLQANGKSLGREGHGAL; encoded by the exons ATGCAAGTTCCAATGGAGATTCTTCATCCTATAAGCTTCAATCTTGTAATAGTTTCTTTGCTGTTTATGGTGCCAATACTTGCTTTTGATCCTCTCACGGACGCTCTATTGAGCTTAAAATCCGAGCTTTTGGATGGCTCCGGCAGTTTGAAGGATTGGTTTTTGCCTGATGGGATTCAGCCCTCGACTCAAATTTATGCATGTTCTTGGTCTGGAGTGAAATGCAATGAGAATTCTTCGAAAATCATTGGTTTAGACCTGTCAATGAAGAATCTTGGAGGTTCATTGTCGGGGAAACAGTTTGCTCTTTTTCTTGATCTCGTTGAGCTCAACCTCGGGCACAATTCCTTCTCGAATCAACTTCCGACTGGGATTTTCAATCTCACAAGCCTGAGGTTGTTGGACATCAGCAGGAACAATTTTTCTGGCCGGTTTCCGGGTGGGATTTCGAATCTGCAAAATCTTGTTGTTCTTGATGCCTTCAGCAACAGCTTCTCAGGGCCTTTGCCTGCGGAAGTTTCTCAGCTGGAATTTCTCAAAGTGGTGAATTTTGCAGGGAGTTACTTCAGTGGGAAAATCCCATTTGAATATGGCTCATTTCAGAGTCTTGAATTCATCCATTTAGCAGGAAATTTTCTAAGTGGCGGGGTGCCGCCTGAGTTGGGGAAACTGCAAAGATTGTCGCATATGGAGATTGGGTACAACTCATATGAAGGTGGGATTCCATGGCAATTTGGTAACATGAGTGAACTTCGGTATCTTGACATCGCAGATGCCAATCTTTCAGGCATTATACCAAACCAACTCAACAATCTCACCAATCTTGAATCACTCTTTCTGTTCAAAAATCAACTTACTGGGAAAATCCCCTCAGAATTCAGCAAAATCTTGGCACTCAAAAGCTTGGATCTATCTGACAACCTTCTTTCTGGTCCAATTCCAGACAGTTTTTCAGAGCTGAAGAATCTTAGGTTGTTGAGTTTGATGTACAATGACTTAAGTGGCAAAGTTCCTGAAGGTATTGCTCAGCTTCCAAATTTGGATACATTGCTTATATGGAACAATTACTTTACAGGGTCACTCCCGTTTGACTTGGGAAGATACTCGAAGCTTAAACACGTGGATGCTTCAACAAATTATTTTGTTGGTAGCATACCACCTTATATATGTTATGGAGCAGAGTTGATCAAGTTAATCCTGTTTTCAAACAATTTTACTGGTGGGCTGTCTCCGTCGCTCTCCAATTGTTCTTCTCTGGTTCGCCTTAGGCTCGAAGATAATTTATTCTCAGGTAAAATATCACTGCAATTCGGAAAATTTCAGAACATGTCATATGTGGATTTGTCTAGGAACAGGTTCACAGGGGGGATTCCAACTGATATTGATCAAGCTCTAAAGCTAGAGTTTCTCAATTTAACTGATAATCCCTTTCTTGGAGGCACTATACCGGTTAGAGCATGGTCTTTGCCTCTTCTTCAAAACTTCTCTGCGAGTTCCTGCGGGATATCAGGCAATCTTCCTTCGTTTGAAGATTGCAAATCCTTGTCTGTTCTTGAATTTAGAATGAACAATTTATCAGGAAAAATCCCAGAAAGTGTATCCTATTGTAAGGAACTTTTGAGGATAGATTTGGCTGATAATAACTTGGCCGGCTCAATACCTGTGGAGTTAGCTAGACTTCCCGTTATCAGTGTATTAGACCTGTCACACAATAATTTCACTGGTCCAATCCCGGTCGAGTTTGGGACCTCTTCAAGCTTGGAACTGCTGAATGTATCATATAATAATATATCGGGCTCAATCCCTACCCAATCGAAGTTCAAGTCCATGGATATTAGTGCGTTTCTTGGTAATCCAAAGCTCTGTGGGGAACCTCTGAGAAGTTGCAATCGTGAAAAGGGGATTTCAAATGGACTACAAGTAGAAAGCAGGAGAGCGCAAAAGGTAGCCTGGATTCTTATCATTTGCGCTGTCGCGGTTTTATTAATCATGGCTGCAGTGTTCGGGATACTATACTTCAAAAAAAGAAGTAAAGGTCCGTGGAAAATGGCCGCTTTTGATGGGCTTCCTCGGTTTACGGCAAAAGATGTTTTGAAAAGCTTCAGTGGAAATGAAGCTGGGGAGGAGGCAGTGCACACATTGCCCGATTCAATCAGAAAAGTCGTTTTACCCACAGGAATCACGGTTTCAGTAAAGAAGATTGCATGGGAgccaaaagagaagaaaaatgcTGTAGAGCACTTGATTAGGATTGGTAATTCAAGGCACGAGAACTTGACAAGATTGCTTGGGATTTGCTACAATAACGAGTTCGCTTATCTTTTGTATGATTACCTGCCTAATAATGATTTAGCAGAAAAGATTCGGGTGAGGAGAGATTGGGAAACTAAGTGTAAAATAATAGTTGGAGTTGCAAGGGCACTACATTTCCTCCATTGTGAGTGTTATCCAGCAATTCCTCATGGCAATTTGAAGGCGAGCAGTGTGcattttgatgaaaatatggaACCCCATTTGGCTGAATATGGGCTCACCTCATTCATTCAATGGAGTGGTAGTCTACTGCCAGAAAAGACTAGAAAAGAAACAG GTGTCGGTGAATTAAACACATCCATGACAGATGAGCTACAAAAGGACATAATCAACTTCGGGGAGCTAGTTCTTCATGTGCTGAGCGACGGTCTATTGGCAAATACCGACAGTTTAAGTATGCAGAGCACTCCTAGAGAGGTTCTCATAAGGGAAATGACTAAAAATAGTGGAATCGCCCCTTCCACCTCGTCCCAAGAAGAGATGGTGTCGATTCTTGAAGTTGCTTTACTATGCACAAGAAGCAGAACATCGATGCAAGAAGTAGTAAAGATGTTGTCTGTGTTGAATCTGCAAGCAAATGGCAAGTCTTTAGGAAGAGAAGGCCATGGAGCATtgtaa
- the LOC140842771 gene encoding DNA replication licensing factor MCM5 — MSGWDEGGIYYSDQAQFPRGGGGDTDTVNRHAVLQRFKEFIRNFQRKSQPNVFPYREVLLSNPEYLLVNLADLISYDPDQTLPQFLRQNPAEYLPLFESAAAEVLAGLKSRVAGETGEMEEPRTGEVQVLLRSDQDPLSMRSMGAQYISKLVKVSGIVIAASRTKAKATYVTLLCKNCKNVKLVPCRPGLGGAIVPRSCDHIPQAGEEPCPLDPWIVLSDKSKYVDQQTLKLQENPEDVPTGELPRNILLSVDRHLVQTIVPGTRLTIIGIYSIFQAANSSASHKGAVAIRQPYIRVVGLEETGEANSRGPTKFTREEIDEFKKFSSDKNAYDKICSKIAPSIFGHSDVKKAVACLLFGGSRKILPDGVKLRGDINVLLLGDPSTAKSQFLKFVEKTAPVAVYTSGKGSSAAGLTASVIRDNSTREFYLEGGAMVLADGGVVCIDEFDKMRAEDRVAIHEAMEQQTISIAKAGITTVLNSRTSVLAAANPPSGRYDDLKTAQDNIDLQTTILSRFDMIFIVKDIRMYSQDKNIASHVIKVHASADAASTDSRTSKEDNWLKRYIHYARTECHPRLSESAASLLQERYVNIRQDMRRQANETGEAAVIPITVRQLEAIVRLSEASARMTLSDVATDEHVHEAIRLFNNSTIDAARSGVNQHINLTPELANEIKQAETQIKRRMGIGMRISERRLIDELARMGMNESIVRRALLIMHQREEVEYSRERRQIVRKA; from the exons ATGTCTGGTTGGGACGAGGGAGGAATATACTACAGCGACCAGGCCCAGTTCCCCCGTGGTGGCGGAGGTGATACGGACACGGTCAATCGGCACGCGGTGCTTCAGCGATTCAAGGAATTCATCAGGAATTTCCAGCGCAAGAGCCAGCCTAATGTTTTCCCTTACAGAGAAGTCCTATTGTCCAACCCTGAATATCTGCTCGTCAATCTCGCTGACCTCATCTCTTACGATCCCGATCAAACCCTTCCCCAATTCCTTCGTCAGAACCCTGCTGAGTACCTTCCCCTA TTCGAAAGTGCAGCAGCAGAAGTACTGGCAGGTCTTAAATCAAGGGTTGCTGGAGAAACTGGTGAAATGGAAGAACCGAGGACTGGGGAAGTACAAGTATTGTTGAGATCAGATCAGGATCCTCTATCAATGAGATCAATGGGG GcacaatatatttcaaaacTGGTTAAGGTGTCTGGGATTGTTATTGCAGCATCAAGAACCAAGGCAAAAGCAACATACGTGACGTTGTTGTGCAAGAATTGTAAGAATGTCAAGCTTGTTCCATGCCGTCCCGGTCTTGGTGGAGCTATTGTGCCTAGATCTTGTGATCACATCCCTCAG GCTGGGGAAGAACCATGCCCACTTGATCCATGGATCGTTCTTTCAGATAAAAGCAAGTACGTGGATCAACAGACACTAAAATTGCAGGAAAATCCTGAG GATGTGCCAACTGGAGAGTTGCCAAGGAACATTCTTTTATCTGTTGATCGGCATCTAGTGCAAACAATTGTTCCTGGGACAAGGTTGACCATTATTGGAATTTACAGTATCTTTCAAGCTGCCAACTCGTCTGCTTC CCACAAAGGTGCAGTTGCAATTAGGCAGCCATATATCCGGGTGGTTGGCCTAGAGGAAACGGGTGAGGCTAATTCCCGAGGTCCGACTAAATTCACTCGAGAGGAG ATTGACGAATTCAAAAAATTTTCGTCGGATAAAAATGCATACGATAAAATTTGCTCTAAGATTGCTCCATCCATATTTGGTCATAGTGATGTGAAGAAGGCTGTTGCCTGCCTTTTGTTTGGAGGTTCAAGGAAG ATTTTGCCTGACGGTGTAAAACTGAGAGGTGACATCAATGTGTTACTTTTGGGGGATCCATCCACAGCCAAATCACAG TTTCTCAAGTTTGTTGAGAAGACAGCTCCAGTGGCTGTATATACTTCTGGAAAGGGATCATCTGCTGCTGGTCTTACTGCTTCAGTTATTCGTGACAATAGCACA AGGGAATTTTATTTGGAAGGAGGTGCAATGGTCTTGGCTGATGGGGGTGTAGTTTGCATCGATGAATTCGACAAAATGAGGGCAGAAGACAG GGTTGCCATTCATGAAGCAATGGAGCAGCAGACTATTTCCATTGCTAAAGCAGGAATAACGACTGTTCTCAATTCGAGAACCTCTGTACTTGCTGCGGCCAATCCTCCATCTGGGAGATATGATGATCTCAAG ACTGCACAAGACAACATTGATTTGCAGACCACAATCCTTTcaagatttgatatgatttttatcgtgaAAGATATCCGAATGTACTCTCAAGACAAG AATATTGCCAGTCACGTCATAAAAGTCCATGCATCTGCTGATGCGGCCTCAACTGACTCAAGGACTTCGAAGGAGGATAACTGGCTGAAGAG GTACATTCACTATGCTCGAACCGAGTGCCATCCTCGCCTCTCAGAATCTGCTGCCTCTTTGTTGCAAGAAAGATATGTAAACATTAGACAG GATATGAGACGGCAAGCAAATGAAACTGGGGAAGCAGCTGTAATACCAATTACAGTCAGACAGTTGGAGGCTATTGTGAGGTTGAGTGAAGCAAGTGCTAGAATGACACT GTCAGATGTTGCCACTGATGAGCACGTTCATGAAGCTATCAGACTCTTCAACAACTCTACGATAGATGCAGCACGATCCGGTGTCAATCAACATATTAATTTAACTCCCGAGCTAGCAAATGAGATAAAG CAAGCTGAAACTCAGATAAAGAGAAGAATGGGAATAGGAATGCGTATATCAGAAAGACGTTTGATTGACGAACTTGCCAGGATGGGCATGAATGAATCCATA GTGAGAAGAGCTCTGTTAATCATGCATCAAAGAGAGGAAGTTGAATACTCTCGAGAACGACGACAAATTGTTCGCAAGGCCTGA
- the LOC140803865 gene encoding uncharacterized protein produces MKYKGKGNIKEYIMEMSHLASKLKALKLDLSEDLLVHLVLISLPHQFNQFKVSYNCQKETWSLNELISHCVQEEERLKQDKTESAHYASTSKEKGKKRKDKEAGDTQPPKKQQKNPSDSQSSGCFFSGSDGHMKKQCSNYHAWRAKKGLPGLPKTK; encoded by the exons ATGAAGTACAAGGGTAAGGGCAACATCAAGGAGTACATTATGGAAATGTCTCATCTTGCTTCAAAATTGAAAGCACTGAAGCTTGACCTCTCTGAGGACTTGCTGGTGCATCTGGTTTTGATATCTCTTCCTCATCAGTTTAACCAGTTCAAGGTGAGCTATAACTGTCAGAAAGAGACTTGGTCTCTGAATGAGCTCATCTCACACTGTGTACAGGAAGAGGAAAGGTTGAAGCAAGACAAGACTGAAAGTGCTCATTATGCCTCTACCTCGaaggaaaaaggaaagaaaaggaAGGATAAGGAAGCTGGGGATACACAGCCTCCGAAGAAACAACAGAAAAATCCTAGTGATTCTCAAAGTTCTGGTTGTTTTTTCAGTGGCAGTGATGGGCATATGAAGAAGCAGTGCAGTAATTATCACGCTTGGCGTGCTAAGAAAG GGTTGCCTGGATTGCCGAAAACCAAGTGA